One segment of Paenibacillus rhizovicinus DNA contains the following:
- a CDS encoding type 2 periplasmic-binding domain-containing protein yields the protein MKTRNKLAMLSSMLLSLTLVLSACGGTNNNSSNTANDTNKASNAGSADKTNNAGTNSTANANAADTESASDTNAAAATEVKHDPVTLRIVSWAGDDYVPLYQKFHEKYPWITIENVPVNGKSILEVVAANQAAGTPADLSWVDQDLYSFEQNGVAEDLTPYLDTDPTMQSVQLKNGLLDTFKINGKRVAVPFVDVPMWILVNKDLLAKNGLDMPPNDWTYDDLREDAKKMTNPDAGEYGMTTMPEWQMRLLSTKSIADGYANNLQFMNTDLTQSMMGTPGVVDEFKWLKEFVTKDGSMLNYADAKAKGDAMSNFLNGKTGFAIGGSWNIPELRSKANFDWDVLPFPRGTKGQPSYSIWGPMTLLAGSKHKAEAFLYISFQFSKEIQKWKMEQGNNPAIIDPELDAYYDQIPLWKDKNTDAVRISKENGIPEMGYMIPAFGEYQWNGLGNKIIFEDGDTSELIASAEGWNKRTQEVRAALK from the coding sequence GTGAAAACAAGAAACAAACTCGCTATGCTAAGCAGCATGCTTTTGAGCTTGACCCTTGTCCTTTCCGCTTGCGGAGGAACGAACAACAACAGCAGCAACACCGCGAACGATACGAACAAAGCCAGCAATGCAGGCAGCGCCGACAAAACCAACAACGCTGGCACTAACAGCACGGCGAACGCTAATGCGGCAGATACGGAAAGCGCTTCCGATACGAATGCGGCGGCAGCAACGGAAGTGAAACACGACCCGGTTACGCTTCGAATCGTCAGCTGGGCAGGAGACGACTATGTGCCGCTCTACCAGAAATTCCACGAGAAGTACCCATGGATCACGATCGAGAACGTACCGGTTAACGGCAAGTCGATTCTCGAAGTCGTGGCTGCGAACCAAGCGGCCGGAACGCCTGCCGACTTGTCGTGGGTTGACCAAGACTTATACTCCTTCGAACAAAACGGCGTCGCCGAGGATCTGACCCCGTACCTCGATACGGATCCGACGATGCAAAGCGTGCAATTGAAGAACGGTTTGCTCGATACGTTCAAGATCAACGGCAAACGCGTAGCCGTTCCTTTCGTAGACGTGCCGATGTGGATTCTCGTCAACAAGGACCTGCTTGCCAAGAACGGTCTCGACATGCCGCCTAACGACTGGACGTATGACGATCTCCGCGAGGATGCGAAGAAGATGACCAATCCGGATGCGGGCGAATACGGCATGACGACGATGCCGGAATGGCAAATGCGTCTCCTCAGCACGAAGTCGATCGCGGACGGTTACGCGAACAACCTGCAGTTCATGAACACGGACCTGACGCAAAGCATGATGGGAACTCCGGGAGTCGTGGATGAATTCAAGTGGCTTAAAGAGTTCGTGACGAAAGACGGCTCGATGCTGAATTATGCCGACGCCAAAGCCAAAGGCGATGCCATGTCGAACTTCCTGAACGGCAAAACCGGCTTCGCGATCGGCGGAAGCTGGAACATTCCCGAGCTCCGGAGCAAAGCGAACTTCGATTGGGACGTTCTGCCGTTCCCGAGAGGCACGAAAGGCCAGCCTAGCTACAGTATCTGGGGCCCGATGACGCTGCTCGCAGGCTCGAAGCACAAAGCGGAAGCGTTCCTGTACATCAGCTTCCAATTCTCGAAAGAGATTCAGAAGTGGAAAATGGAGCAAGGCAACAACCCGGCGATCATCGATCCGGAACTGGATGCTTACTATGACCAAATCCCGCTGTGGAAAGACAAGAACACGGACGCGGTCCGTATCTCCAAAGAGAACGGCATCCCGGAAATGGGCTATATGATTCCGGCGTTCGGCGAATATCAATGGAACGGACTCGGCAACAAGATTATTTTCGAGGACGGAGACACCAGCGAACTGATCGCATCGGCCGAAGGCTGGAACAAGCGAACGCAAGAAGTGCGCGCGGCGTTGAAGTAG
- a CDS encoding extracellular solute-binding protein, with protein sequence MRKKRTRIAIRLAPILVILFGGYRWAYGGEPVTYASTLTAANMLTYKAAGDLLPYAKVMADNQVTAESSSGAPIAIKASEFSDSAPDAQAEKTNDADGESLHWNSDQGWVEWSFDVATAGWYELDIDYMPLPGGNDSVIRGIQIDGKYPFSESQHVELERHWKDAKYPYDRNEIGMQVRPEQVEIAGWNEKAVSDFTTSSEPLLYRLEAGKHTLRLVGNKEKVALRSLTFKPKKAIKTYAEYQTANPAPSREKEWYGNVEGENFLDKSSLMIQTDHWSEPYISPDPKGRTTYNVIGGDRWRNPGEAIEWTINVPADGWYEIDLKAYQNYRNGFKAYRTIEIDGAVPFREMLHYPLRFNGEFTVETIRDKDDKPYRFYLTKGDHRLKMTADASEMQPIQLALNNELQALSDYDRKIRLLTGAYSVSSFDANLDTTRTWDMKKYDPNVEQTMDGFINRLSDIRDYINGVNGIDSDLAEGILSSIDLLKELRKNVDEIPNKIDTFSTIQSNIGTWMTTLTQQSLLLDFITVRTPDTDPGFKVPTAWSRIPYSIKDFARSFYMDYDVSKKNDKDSLTIWVSRGRDYVDLLNEMIDTDFTPKTGIHVNVSLMPNANQLILGNAAGEVPDVALGIGEATPADYAMRDAVEDLSKYPGFEDVAKRFIPGTFRAMAYDGGTYGLPETQNFSVMFYRTDIFDSLGLKAPDTWDDLFTILPTLQENDMTMSYPKADFTTMFFQNGAELYAPNGLKSTLTTPEGMAAFKRWTDLYLKYNLPIDIPAFFQHFRNGDIPIGIADFNTYVQLLVAAPEITGHWKIAPLPGVKQADGTVARWSPQGISAGMIMKKSDNKDEAWKFLQWWTSDEVQAHYAKDIESYYGMEYRWNSANTNAMKTLPWSNEDIAVLREQSKWAKNMPYVPGYYFLSREMDFAWNSTVFDRVPAQEALEKAQTEIQREMDRRQVDFGIKKTDDLHVPQIKKPFNWEESQ encoded by the coding sequence ATGAGGAAGAAGCGGACTCGAATCGCCATCCGGCTCGCGCCGATTCTCGTCATCCTCTTCGGCGGCTATCGCTGGGCTTATGGCGGGGAACCGGTCACTTACGCCTCGACCCTTACCGCCGCAAATATGCTGACGTACAAGGCTGCGGGAGATTTGCTTCCCTACGCGAAGGTGATGGCCGACAACCAAGTGACTGCCGAATCGTCATCCGGCGCGCCGATTGCGATCAAGGCGAGCGAATTCAGCGATTCCGCGCCTGACGCGCAAGCAGAGAAGACGAACGATGCGGACGGCGAGTCGCTGCATTGGAACAGCGACCAAGGGTGGGTGGAGTGGAGCTTCGACGTCGCGACCGCCGGCTGGTACGAACTCGATATCGATTATATGCCGCTTCCGGGCGGCAACGACTCGGTCATCCGCGGCATCCAGATCGACGGCAAATATCCGTTCTCGGAATCGCAGCACGTCGAGCTCGAGCGTCATTGGAAAGACGCGAAATACCCGTACGACCGCAACGAGATCGGCATGCAAGTCCGGCCGGAGCAGGTCGAGATCGCCGGCTGGAACGAGAAGGCGGTCAGCGATTTCACGACCTCATCCGAACCGCTGCTGTACCGGCTTGAAGCCGGGAAGCATACGCTTCGTCTTGTCGGCAACAAGGAGAAAGTTGCGCTTCGCTCGTTGACCTTCAAGCCGAAGAAGGCGATCAAGACGTATGCGGAGTATCAAACGGCGAACCCGGCTCCGTCGAGGGAGAAGGAATGGTACGGGAACGTCGAAGGGGAGAACTTCCTCGACAAGTCGAGTCTGATGATTCAGACGGATCACTGGTCGGAGCCTTATATCTCTCCGGATCCGAAAGGCCGCACGACGTATAACGTCATCGGCGGCGACAGATGGCGCAACCCCGGCGAGGCGATCGAGTGGACGATCAACGTGCCGGCGGACGGGTGGTACGAGATCGATCTGAAAGCCTACCAGAATTATCGCAATGGATTCAAAGCCTACCGCACGATCGAGATCGACGGCGCGGTTCCGTTTCGCGAGATGCTGCATTACCCGCTGCGATTCAACGGCGAATTCACGGTCGAGACGATTCGCGACAAGGACGACAAGCCTTACCGGTTTTATTTGACGAAGGGCGACCACAGGCTCAAGATGACGGCTGACGCTTCGGAGATGCAGCCGATTCAACTGGCTTTGAATAACGAGCTTCAGGCATTATCCGATTATGACCGTAAAATCCGCTTGCTGACGGGCGCGTATAGCGTCAGCTCCTTCGATGCGAATCTGGATACGACGAGAACGTGGGACATGAAGAAGTACGATCCGAACGTGGAGCAGACGATGGACGGCTTTATCAATCGCTTGTCGGACATCCGCGATTATATCAACGGCGTCAACGGCATCGATTCGGATCTCGCGGAAGGGATTCTAAGCTCGATCGACCTGCTGAAGGAGCTCCGCAAGAACGTCGACGAAATTCCGAACAAGATCGATACGTTCTCGACGATTCAGAGCAATATCGGCACGTGGATGACGACGCTCACGCAGCAGTCGCTGCTGCTCGACTTCATTACGGTCCGCACGCCGGATACCGATCCGGGCTTCAAGGTGCCGACCGCATGGTCCCGCATCCCGTACTCGATCAAAGATTTCGCCCGTTCCTTCTATATGGACTACGACGTCAGCAAGAAGAACGACAAGGATTCGCTGACGATCTGGGTGTCCCGCGGACGCGATTACGTCGACTTGCTTAACGAAATGATCGATACGGACTTCACGCCGAAGACCGGCATTCATGTAAACGTCAGCTTAATGCCGAACGCGAACCAGCTCATCCTGGGCAACGCCGCCGGCGAAGTGCCGGACGTAGCGCTCGGTATCGGCGAAGCGACGCCGGCCGACTATGCCATGCGGGACGCGGTGGAGGATCTGTCCAAATATCCCGGCTTCGAGGATGTAGCCAAACGCTTCATCCCGGGCACGTTCCGCGCCATGGCATACGACGGCGGCACTTACGGCTTGCCGGAGACGCAGAACTTCAGCGTAATGTTCTATCGTACCGATATATTCGACAGCCTGGGCTTGAAAGCTCCGGACACCTGGGACGACTTGTTCACGATCTTGCCGACGCTGCAAGAGAACGACATGACGATGAGCTATCCGAAGGCCGACTTCACCACGATGTTCTTCCAGAACGGCGCCGAGCTGTACGCGCCTAACGGGTTGAAGAGCACGCTTACGACGCCCGAGGGCATGGCTGCATTCAAACGCTGGACGGACCTGTACTTGAAGTACAATCTGCCGATCGATATTCCGGCCTTCTTCCAGCATTTCCGCAACGGGGACATTCCGATCGGGATCGCGGACTTTAACACGTACGTCCAGCTGCTCGTCGCGGCTCCGGAAATTACCGGTCACTGGAAGATCGCTCCGCTGCCCGGCGTGAAGCAAGCGGACGGCACGGTCGCCAGATGGTCTCCGCAGGGGATCTCGGCCGGCATGATCATGAAGAAAAGCGATAACAAGGACGAAGCCTGGAAATTCCTCCAATGGTGGACGTCCGACGAGGTTCAAGCGCATTACGCGAAAGACATCGAGTCGTATTACGGCATGGAATACCGCTGGAATTCAGCGAACACGAACGCGATGAAGACGCTCCCTTGGTCGAACGAGGATATCGCCGTGCTGCGCGAGCAGAGCAAATGGGCGAAGAACATGCCTTACGTGCCAGGCTACTACTTCCTCTCGCGGGAAATGGACTTCGCTTGGAACAGTACCGTATTCGACCGCGTGCCCGCGCAAGAGGCGTTAGAGAAAGCGCAAACGGAGATTCAACGGGAAATGGACCGCAGGCAGGTCGACTTCGGCATTAAGAAAACCGACGACCTGCATGTCCCGCAAATTAAGAAACCTTTTAATTGGGAGGAATCTCAATGA
- a CDS encoding carbohydrate ABC transporter permease, with protein MIATFRRRMRKVTPFQIILTVCFTGLAAFMALPLIFILNHAFKPQNELFLFPPRFWVHNPTWHNFEILFLHASNGAVPFTRYLFNSFLVTGITLPSVIIVSTMAAYVLAKYNFHFKGLIMGLITLSLMFAPETVSIPRYLIISGLHINNTYFGHVLPALASPLAVFMLIGFISQIPNELLEAAKIDGASQLGIFMRMVLPLTVPAIATISIFTFQGMWGDVETSTLFMQSETMRTLAFYVNSLVSGLQNSVAGQNMAAAAGLLMFIPNLIIFLLFQRKVLETMVHSGIK; from the coding sequence ATGATCGCAACCTTTAGAAGACGAATGCGTAAAGTGACGCCTTTCCAAATCATCCTGACGGTTTGTTTCACCGGGCTGGCCGCGTTCATGGCGCTTCCGCTTATCTTCATTCTCAATCATGCGTTCAAGCCGCAGAACGAGCTGTTCTTGTTCCCGCCGAGATTCTGGGTCCATAATCCGACCTGGCACAACTTCGAAATCCTGTTCCTGCATGCGAGCAACGGGGCGGTGCCGTTCACCCGGTACTTGTTCAACAGTTTTCTTGTCACGGGAATAACGCTCCCCAGCGTCATCATCGTCAGTACGATGGCGGCCTACGTGCTGGCGAAGTACAACTTCCATTTCAAGGGTCTCATCATGGGGCTCATTACGCTGTCGCTGATGTTCGCGCCGGAAACGGTCAGCATCCCGAGATATTTGATCATCAGCGGGCTGCATATCAACAATACGTATTTCGGCCATGTCCTGCCTGCCTTGGCATCGCCGCTCGCGGTGTTCATGCTGATCGGCTTCATCTCGCAAATTCCGAACGAGCTGCTCGAAGCGGCCAAGATCGACGGTGCAAGCCAGCTCGGCATCTTCATGCGGATGGTGCTGCCGCTTACGGTGCCCGCGATCGCCACGATCTCGATCTTCACGTTCCAGGGCATGTGGGGCGATGTCGAAACCTCGACGCTCTTCATGCAGAGCGAGACGATGCGAACGCTCGCCTTCTACGTCAACAGCTTGGTGAGCGGTCTTCAGAATAGCGTTGCCGGCCAGAATATGGCGGCGGCGGCGGGTTTGCTGATGTTCATCCCGAACTTGATCATCTTCTTGCTCTTCCAGCGGAAAGTGCTCGAGACGATGGTCCATTCCGGAATCAAGTAA
- a CDS encoding YIP1 family protein — MKRLLVFLLLAVITVLAVPSEAYARLPYVTTYFDKNQGTWTRIQDFYKPVNAFNDGFDEPVDIQIDASDKVYVVDKGSDSVFVLDDDGKLITTIYAKDGPGSLDAPEGVFVASDGKIYVADTGNGRIAVFKSDGTFLQAYAKPDSPLLASDPFIPTKLVVDRRGVMYVNMKASYQGLIRINPKGQFMGYFGANKAHQSFMNWIKKLVLNKEQLKKETPSLPKPIANVSIDADGFIYTTSGGDFGKAAIRKLNAGGVDAFNGREFQHSHGIVDVAIDGNGFMYNIDQDFGGINVFDRNGDVLFDFGMTNVNTQQFGVFGFPTSIAIDSKNNIWVADSGTSTVHKFRRTDFGNDVMQALVMYADGRYEDSKPYWDRVFERNEMFTGTYQGLGQVYLEEGDNAKALDYMKESFDTKGYSEAFWEIRLDWLQHHFLALLIGIVIIAVILTYLPRTVRRLLKRKPLPKSFDRPLADIRNFFYTMFHPYEGFYQMKEARVAPWIIIILLVAVVAMKVIATYYTGFLFHPVDLSELDLYKDLGLFVAPWVTWVIANYLVCSVKDGEGKFREVIQGSTYALAPYLAFSIPILILSNILSLNESVLIHSLSSVMMLWMLSMFFVMTQVIHNFEFVQTIKNSLITVFAISIIWLFGFIIFGLSTNLYDFFYQLYKEVSMYR; from the coding sequence ATGAAGAGATTGCTTGTTTTCCTGCTTCTGGCAGTGATTACAGTGCTGGCCGTGCCAAGCGAGGCTTATGCCCGGCTCCCCTATGTGACCACCTACTTCGACAAGAATCAAGGCACATGGACGCGCATTCAGGATTTCTACAAGCCTGTCAATGCCTTCAATGATGGATTCGACGAGCCTGTCGACATTCAAATCGACGCCAGCGATAAGGTGTACGTGGTCGATAAAGGCAGCGACTCCGTCTTCGTGCTCGACGATGACGGCAAGCTGATCACGACGATTTACGCGAAAGACGGACCAGGCTCGCTGGATGCTCCGGAAGGCGTGTTCGTCGCGTCCGACGGCAAGATCTATGTCGCGGATACCGGCAACGGGCGGATCGCCGTGTTCAAGAGCGACGGCACGTTCCTCCAAGCGTACGCGAAGCCCGATTCGCCGCTGCTTGCCAGCGATCCTTTCATCCCGACCAAGCTCGTCGTAGACCGGCGCGGCGTCATGTACGTGAACATGAAGGCATCTTACCAAGGGCTGATCCGGATCAATCCGAAAGGGCAATTCATGGGCTACTTCGGAGCGAACAAGGCGCATCAATCGTTCATGAACTGGATCAAGAAGCTTGTCCTGAACAAGGAACAGCTGAAGAAGGAAACGCCCAGCCTGCCGAAGCCGATCGCGAACGTATCGATCGACGCGGACGGATTCATCTACACGACGTCGGGCGGCGATTTCGGCAAGGCGGCGATACGCAAGCTGAACGCCGGGGGCGTGGACGCCTTCAACGGAAGAGAGTTTCAGCATAGCCATGGTATCGTCGACGTTGCGATTGACGGCAATGGTTTCATGTACAACATCGACCAAGACTTTGGCGGAATCAATGTCTTTGACCGAAACGGCGACGTGCTGTTCGACTTCGGCATGACGAACGTGAACACGCAGCAGTTCGGCGTGTTCGGATTCCCGACCAGCATTGCGATCGACTCGAAGAACAACATCTGGGTCGCGGACAGCGGGACGAGTACGGTTCATAAATTCCGAAGAACGGATTTTGGCAACGATGTCATGCAGGCGCTCGTCATGTATGCGGATGGCCGCTACGAGGACAGCAAGCCTTACTGGGATCGCGTATTCGAACGCAACGAGATGTTTACCGGCACCTACCAAGGCCTCGGGCAAGTGTACCTGGAAGAGGGAGACAACGCCAAAGCGCTGGATTATATGAAGGAATCTTTCGATACGAAAGGGTACTCCGAAGCGTTCTGGGAGATTCGGCTTGACTGGTTGCAGCATCACTTCCTGGCGCTGCTGATCGGAATCGTGATCATCGCCGTCATCCTGACTTACCTCCCTAGAACGGTGCGCAGGCTGCTGAAGCGGAAGCCGCTGCCGAAGTCGTTCGACAGGCCGCTTGCGGATATCAGGAACTTCTTCTACACGATGTTCCATCCGTACGAGGGGTTCTATCAAATGAAGGAAGCGCGCGTCGCTCCATGGATTATCATCATACTGCTCGTAGCAGTCGTGGCGATGAAGGTGATAGCAACGTATTATACCGGCTTCCTGTTCCATCCCGTCGATCTGTCGGAGCTGGACCTGTATAAGGACCTGGGATTATTCGTCGCGCCATGGGTAACATGGGTGATCGCGAACTATCTCGTCTGCAGCGTCAAAGACGGCGAGGGGAAGTTCCGCGAAGTCATTCAGGGCAGCACGTACGCCTTGGCTCCGTACCTCGCATTCTCCATACCGATTCTGATCTTGTCCAACATCCTGTCGCTGAACGAGAGCGTGCTGATCCATTCGCTTTCCTCCGTGATGATGCTGTGGATGCTCTCGATGTTCTTCGTGATGACGCAGGTCATTCATAACTTCGAGTTCGTGCAAACGATCAAGAACTCGCTGATCACCGTGTTCGCGATCTCGATCATTTGGCTGTTCGGCTTCATCATCTTCGGCCTGTCGACGAACCTGTACGACTTCTTCTACCAGCTTTACAAAGAGGTGAGTATGTATCGTTAA
- a CDS encoding carbohydrate ABC transporter permease has protein sequence MINTELSPALAKVGRKSGLGTKLGRFFKELKRDTFAYLFIAPFLICFMIFIVIPVFMAGTLGFTSYNGFGSLHFIGFDNYLMLFTNDIIFLTKALPNTFLFALIVGPGGYALAFLFAWLIHQLPIRIRDYYTLAFYAPSMAGAVALSVVWIAAFSGDRVGYVNRFLLKFGLIDSPVIWLQNPDYLLKVMILVSLWMSFSVGFLAMLAGLQTVNRELYEAGSIDGVSNRLQQVFYITLPSMKPQLLFSAVMTIVGTLKAGAISTQLTGMPVTPQYAGHLIVNHIDDYAFIRFELGYASSISVMLLLVSYFAMRFAYRLFGSKEEM, from the coding sequence ATGATCAATACGGAGCTTTCTCCCGCGCTGGCCAAGGTTGGACGCAAGTCCGGCCTTGGTACCAAGCTTGGCCGATTCTTCAAAGAACTGAAGCGCGACACGTTCGCGTACTTGTTCATCGCGCCCTTCTTGATCTGCTTCATGATCTTCATCGTCATTCCGGTCTTCATGGCCGGCACGCTCGGATTTACGTCGTATAACGGGTTCGGCTCCCTGCACTTTATCGGGTTCGACAACTATCTCATGCTGTTCACGAACGACATCATCTTCTTGACCAAAGCGCTGCCGAACACATTCTTGTTCGCGCTCATCGTAGGACCGGGCGGCTATGCGTTGGCGTTCCTGTTCGCTTGGCTGATCCATCAGCTGCCGATCCGGATTCGCGACTATTACACATTGGCCTTCTACGCGCCGTCGATGGCCGGCGCCGTCGCGTTGTCGGTCGTATGGATCGCGGCGTTCAGCGGCGACCGCGTCGGATACGTCAACCGGTTCCTGCTCAAATTCGGCCTGATCGACAGTCCGGTCATATGGCTTCAGAATCCGGATTATTTGCTTAAAGTAATGATTCTCGTATCCCTGTGGATGAGCTTCAGCGTCGGCTTCCTGGCCATGCTGGCCGGGTTGCAGACCGTTAACCGGGAGCTGTATGAAGCGGGGAGCATCGACGGCGTATCCAACCGCCTGCAGCAAGTGTTCTATATTACGCTGCCGTCGATGAAGCCTCAACTGTTGTTCAGCGCCGTCATGACCATCGTCGGCACGCTGAAGGCCGGCGCCATCTCCACGCAGCTGACGGGGATGCCGGTTACGCCGCAATATGCAGGGCATCTCATCGTCAACCATATTGACGATTACGCCTTCATTCGGTTTGAACTCGGCTATGCCTCGTCGATCTCCGTCATGCTGCTGCTCGTCAGCTATTTCGCGATGCGATTCGCGTATCGGCTGTTCGGGTCGAAGGAGGAGATGTAG
- a CDS encoding ABC transporter ATP-binding protein: MGSITFNHVFKQYKGESRPAVNDFHLTIEEGEFLVLVGPSGCGKSTTLRMLAGLEEISSGDLYIDGKFINYTSPKDRDIAMVFQNYALYPNLTVYENIALGLKLRKTPMFDIELRVNRVARILEIAHLLDRKPNQLSGGQKQRVALGRAIAREPQVFLMDEPLSNLDAKLRAQTRAEIIKLQKDLKRTTVYVTHDQVEAMTMGTRIVVMKDGVIQQVAPPRQLYDRPANMFVAGFIGSPQMNFITGNITLEDGRYYFNNKRMKLLIPREHDRNIARMNGAVRNVVLGVRPEHLLIKPAYSEADERNGYVQGSVQFSEVTGADSYVYFTVGDSKLIVRTDPSDSYLSEEEPAIGFNMNKVHFFDSHTGVSLAVGGDQG; the protein is encoded by the coding sequence ATGGGAAGCATCACATTCAACCACGTGTTCAAACAATACAAAGGCGAATCGCGCCCGGCCGTGAACGATTTCCATCTGACGATCGAAGAAGGGGAATTCCTCGTCCTGGTCGGGCCTTCGGGCTGCGGGAAGTCTACGACGCTGCGCATGCTTGCCGGATTGGAAGAGATCTCGAGCGGCGACCTGTATATCGACGGCAAGTTCATTAACTACACTTCGCCGAAGGACAGAGACATCGCGATGGTATTCCAGAACTATGCGCTGTACCCGAATTTGACGGTGTACGAGAATATCGCGCTCGGTTTGAAGCTGCGCAAGACGCCGATGTTCGATATCGAGCTTCGGGTTAACCGCGTTGCGCGCATTCTGGAGATTGCGCACTTGCTGGACCGCAAGCCGAATCAATTGTCCGGCGGCCAGAAGCAGCGGGTAGCGCTCGGCCGCGCAATCGCGCGCGAGCCGCAAGTATTCTTGATGGATGAACCGCTGTCGAACCTGGACGCGAAGCTGAGAGCGCAGACGCGCGCGGAGATCATCAAGCTCCAGAAGGATTTGAAGCGCACGACCGTATATGTGACCCACGACCAAGTCGAAGCCATGACGATGGGCACGCGCATCGTCGTGATGAAGGACGGCGTCATTCAGCAAGTCGCCCCGCCGCGTCAGCTGTACGATCGACCGGCCAACATGTTCGTCGCGGGATTCATCGGTTCGCCGCAGATGAACTTCATCACCGGCAACATCACGCTTGAGGACGGCCGTTACTACTTCAACAACAAACGAATGAAGCTACTCATTCCGAGAGAGCATGACCGGAATATAGCGCGCATGAACGGCGCGGTTCGCAACGTCGTGCTCGGCGTAAGGCCGGAGCACTTGCTCATTAAGCCGGCGTATTCCGAGGCGGACGAACGGAATGGCTACGTGCAGGGAAGCGTGCAATTCTCGGAAGTGACGGGCGCGGACAGCTACGTCTATTTCACCGTCGGCGATTCGAAGCTGATCGTACGCACCGATCCAAGCGATTCGTACCTCAGCGAAGAGGAGCCCGCAATCGGCTTTAACATGAACAAGGTGCACTTCTTCGATAGCCATACAGGCGTATCGTTGGCGGTTGGAGGAGATCAAGGATGA